In Acidovorax sp. GBBC 1281, a single window of DNA contains:
- a CDS encoding zinc-dependent alcohol dehydrogenase has product MNALGLIDQQKLGLITHHDIDAFAVDGVEIDIVLSGICGTDLAVLSGREEGKIGVVRGHEAVGVITRVGAGVKYLRPGMRVVVDPNEYCGTCEFCASGQTHLCNGGANATLNIAGVNKHGTFAERFTTRERFVYPLPDDMRWETGVLIEPVACILNNIDQAAIQAGQRVLLLGSGPMSLVAQLLLRAMGVQTLATDLNPHRIAFGRSLGLEVMHPDDLEARMQQGHVDAAIDTVGNQLGTAARYIRRGGKIVLFGFNGNYQYPLPVKHFLVNAISIISAGEYNQHFPRALRMAKMLPELGRLVTHRYGLEAYAAAFDGLLNDPSVPTIKGVFTPNPQYL; this is encoded by the coding sequence CAGCAAAAACTGGGTTTGATCACCCATCACGACATCGATGCATTTGCAGTCGATGGCGTGGAAATCGATATTGTCCTGTCAGGCATCTGCGGCACCGACCTGGCGGTCTTGTCCGGCCGGGAGGAAGGGAAAATCGGCGTAGTTCGCGGTCACGAGGCAGTCGGTGTGATCACCAGGGTGGGCGCAGGCGTCAAATACCTGCGCCCCGGAATGCGGGTGGTGGTGGATCCCAACGAATACTGCGGAACCTGTGAATTCTGTGCCTCCGGCCAAACCCACCTTTGCAATGGCGGCGCCAATGCAACGCTGAATATCGCGGGGGTCAACAAGCATGGCACCTTTGCCGAACGCTTCACCACCCGCGAGCGGTTCGTCTATCCCCTGCCGGACGACATGCGCTGGGAGACTGGCGTGTTGATCGAACCCGTCGCCTGCATTTTGAACAACATCGACCAGGCAGCGATTCAGGCAGGCCAAAGGGTTTTGCTGCTCGGCTCCGGCCCCATGAGCCTGGTCGCACAACTGCTTTTGCGCGCGATGGGCGTTCAGACCCTCGCCACCGATCTGAATCCACATCGGATCGCATTCGGCCGTTCGCTCGGATTGGAGGTCATGCACCCCGACGACCTCGAGGCCCGCATGCAGCAAGGCCATGTGGACGCCGCCATCGATACCGTTGGCAATCAGCTCGGCACGGCCGCTCGATACATTCGCCGGGGCGGAAAAATCGTCCTTTTCGGATTCAACGGCAATTATCAGTACCCGCTGCCCGTCAAGCATTTTCTTGTCAACGCCATCAGCATTATTTCAGCTGGCGAATACAACCAGCATTTTCCCCGCGCACTGCGCATGGCAAAAATGCTGCCCGAACTGGGCCGATTGGTAACGCACCGCTACGGACTGGAGGCTTACGCCGCGGCATTCGATGGGTTATTGAATGATCCGTCTGTGCCCACGATCAAGGGCGTGTTCACGCCGAACCCGCAATACCTTTAA